A section of the Microbulbifer pacificus genome encodes:
- a CDS encoding alpha/beta fold hydrolase, whose amino-acid sequence MTNETPSTVVHNLQLGEFRIPLTMRRLAGDRPLALVLPALGVPASKYHQLLNSLTARGYHTAICELPGTGESRPQPSRAADYGYNDLVFAWIPLALEAVREVFGKNPELMLGHSIGGQTLTLAARAGLTGNAQVVSVAAGHLDSRSWRGLKRASVLGAAVAAHLSTRLLGYFPGQQLRFGGREASTLMRDWGNGIIRGRFTPEARLPSAVALPRQPLHLCIERDPFAPLNATRRLADLAGGAVRQIPATYHKGNPHLSWIKNPAPVLDIVQSWMDASEAKAAMP is encoded by the coding sequence ATGACCAATGAGACACCCAGCACCGTGGTGCACAACCTGCAGCTCGGTGAATTCCGCATCCCTCTCACCATGCGCCGGCTGGCGGGCGACCGCCCCCTCGCGCTGGTACTGCCCGCACTTGGGGTTCCCGCCAGCAAGTACCACCAGTTGCTGAATTCCCTCACCGCGCGCGGCTACCACACCGCCATCTGCGAACTGCCCGGTACCGGCGAAAGCCGGCCACAGCCGAGCCGCGCGGCGGATTATGGCTACAACGATCTGGTCTTTGCTTGGATTCCGCTGGCGCTGGAGGCGGTGCGTGAAGTATTCGGCAAAAACCCGGAACTGATGCTGGGGCACAGTATTGGCGGTCAGACACTCACCCTGGCGGCGCGCGCCGGGCTGACCGGCAACGCCCAGGTAGTCAGTGTCGCTGCCGGCCACCTGGACAGCCGCAGCTGGCGCGGTCTCAAACGGGCATCCGTGCTGGGCGCCGCCGTCGCCGCCCATCTCAGCACCCGTCTGCTCGGCTATTTTCCGGGCCAACAGTTGCGATTCGGTGGTCGCGAGGCATCAACACTGATGCGCGACTGGGGCAACGGTATCATCCGCGGCCGCTTCACCCCCGAGGCGCGCCTCCCCAGTGCGGTCGCACTGCCCCGCCAGCCGCTGCACCTGTGCATCGAGCGGGACCCGTTCGCCCCCCTGAACGCCACGCGCCGCCTCGCGGATCTGGCGGGAGGCGCCGTGCGCCAGATACCTGCCACTTACCACAAGGGCAATCCGCATCTCAGTTGGATCAAGAACCCGGCGCCAGTATTGGATATAGTGCAGTCTTGGATGGACGCGTCCGAGGCCAAAGCGGCTATGCCCTGA
- a CDS encoding 2OG-Fe(II) oxygenase — MDPMIVQFDDAVPQDYCAQVIQRFQQSPDKVPGRTGAGVDTSKKESSDLYISSQESWRDVCRDLNGVVYQALTDYCRRYPHMLTGAVSPGIRDESGRGMRTLTAADIESLDEQLLKQLVASFFCFDGINLQHYRKSSGGYHHWHSEHFPHPTDPQQKSLHRVLFWLLYLNDVEEGGETEFFYQKTGVKPRAGRLLLSPCGFTHTHRGNVPVSEDKYILTSWVMYRPAQQLYGKAPG; from the coding sequence ATGGACCCAATGATTGTTCAGTTTGACGACGCCGTTCCTCAGGACTATTGCGCGCAGGTGATCCAGCGCTTCCAGCAGTCTCCCGACAAGGTCCCGGGGCGGACCGGTGCCGGGGTAGACACCAGCAAGAAAGAGAGCTCTGACCTGTATATCTCCTCCCAGGAATCCTGGCGGGATGTGTGCCGTGATCTCAACGGCGTGGTGTACCAGGCGCTTACCGATTACTGCAGGCGCTACCCGCACATGCTCACCGGCGCGGTATCCCCCGGTATTCGCGACGAGTCGGGCCGGGGAATGCGCACGCTGACGGCAGCAGATATCGAAAGCCTCGACGAGCAACTGCTCAAGCAACTGGTCGCCAGCTTTTTCTGCTTCGACGGCATCAACTTGCAGCACTACCGCAAAAGCAGCGGCGGCTACCATCACTGGCACTCCGAACATTTTCCACACCCCACAGATCCGCAGCAGAAATCCCTGCACCGGGTGCTGTTCTGGCTGCTGTATCTGAACGATGTAGAAGAGGGCGGGGAAACCGAGTTCTTTTACCAGAAGACCGGGGTCAAACCCCGCGCGGGAAGGTTGCTGCTGTCGCCCTGTGGCTTTACCCACACGCACCGCGGCAATGTGCCGGTATCCGAGGACAAGTACATCCTCACCTCCTGGGTGATGTACCGCCCGGCACAGCAACTCTATGGCAAGGCCCCGGGCTGA
- the rpsR gene encoding 30S ribosomal protein S18, with translation MARFFRRRKFCRFTAEGVKRIDYKDLDTLKAYISETGKIVPSRITGTKAKYQRQLAVAVKRARYIALLPYTDSHEA, from the coding sequence ATGGCACGTTTTTTCCGTCGTCGTAAGTTCTGCCGTTTCACCGCTGAAGGCGTAAAGCGTATCGACTATAAAGATCTCGATACCCTGAAAGCCTACATCTCTGAGACTGGCAAAATCGTACCGAGCCGTATCACTGGCACCAAAGCCAAGTATCAGCGTCAGCTGGCCGTAGCGGTCAAGCGCGCTCGTTACATTGCGCTGCTGCCGTACACGGACAGCCACGAAGCTTAA
- a CDS encoding acyl-CoA dehydrogenase C-terminal domain-containing protein: protein MAEYKAPLREMNFLLHEVFEADKLWARLPALADVADRDTADAILEEMAKLAANTLDPINRSGDEEGCHWNDGVVTTPAGFPEAYATYCEGGWGALVGNPEFGGMGMPKTLGAQVEEMICAANISFALYPVLTNGACLAIDAHGSDELKQKYLPNMYAGTWAGAMDLTEPHAGTDLGIIRTKAEPQEDGSYSITGSKIFITGGDHDLSENIIHLVLAKLPDAPKGPKGISLFLVPKIMVNEDGSLGERNAVSCGSIEHKMGIKASATCAMNFDGAKGWLVGEVNKGLAAMFTMMNYERLGVGIQGLGASERSYQSALEYARDRVQSRSPSGAVQPEKAADPIIVHPDVRRMLLTQKAYIGGGRALSTYVAKWLDISKYGEGEEKQHAEAMVALLTPVAKAFFTDKGLECTVIGQQVFGGHGYIREWGQEQLVRDVRITQIYEGTNGIQALDLIGRKTVANGGAFFDLFAADVQSFIDANSDNEALAEFIQPLAGELQRLKDVTAAVIAAAQQDPNAPGAASVEYLHLFGFVAYAYMWAMVASVAAGQDEDFYRGQVKTARFYFARLLPQSQALAASVLAGSATLMDMEDELF, encoded by the coding sequence ATGGCCGAGTACAAGGCGCCACTACGCGAGATGAACTTCCTGCTGCACGAGGTATTTGAGGCAGACAAGCTGTGGGCGCGGCTGCCGGCGCTGGCTGATGTGGCCGACCGCGATACCGCCGATGCGATCCTGGAAGAGATGGCCAAACTGGCCGCCAACACCCTGGACCCGATCAACCGCTCCGGCGATGAAGAGGGCTGCCACTGGAACGACGGCGTGGTAACGACACCCGCGGGCTTCCCGGAAGCCTACGCCACCTATTGTGAGGGTGGCTGGGGCGCACTGGTGGGCAACCCGGAATTCGGCGGCATGGGCATGCCGAAAACCCTCGGTGCCCAGGTTGAAGAGATGATCTGTGCGGCGAACATTTCCTTCGCCCTGTACCCGGTGCTGACCAACGGCGCCTGTCTGGCGATCGATGCCCACGGCAGCGACGAGCTGAAGCAGAAATACCTGCCGAACATGTACGCGGGCACCTGGGCCGGCGCCATGGATCTGACCGAACCCCACGCCGGTACCGACCTCGGCATCATCCGCACCAAGGCGGAGCCGCAGGAAGACGGCAGCTACAGCATCACCGGTTCTAAGATCTTCATCACCGGTGGCGACCACGACCTGTCCGAGAACATCATCCACCTGGTGCTGGCAAAGCTGCCGGACGCGCCGAAGGGTCCGAAGGGCATCTCCCTGTTCCTGGTGCCGAAGATCATGGTCAACGAAGACGGCAGCCTGGGTGAGCGCAACGCGGTCAGCTGTGGCTCCATCGAGCACAAGATGGGCATCAAGGCTTCTGCCACCTGCGCGATGAACTTTGACGGCGCCAAGGGCTGGCTGGTGGGTGAAGTGAACAAAGGCCTCGCCGCCATGTTCACCATGATGAACTACGAGCGTCTGGGTGTGGGCATCCAGGGCCTGGGCGCTTCCGAGCGCTCCTATCAAAGCGCCCTCGAATATGCCCGCGACCGCGTGCAGAGTCGCTCCCCGTCTGGCGCGGTGCAGCCGGAGAAGGCCGCCGACCCGATCATCGTGCATCCGGACGTACGCCGTATGCTGCTGACCCAGAAAGCCTACATCGGCGGCGGCCGCGCCCTGTCCACCTATGTGGCCAAGTGGCTGGATATTTCCAAGTACGGCGAAGGTGAAGAGAAGCAGCACGCGGAAGCCATGGTGGCGCTGCTCACCCCGGTGGCGAAAGCCTTCTTCACCGACAAGGGCCTCGAGTGCACCGTGATCGGCCAGCAGGTGTTCGGCGGCCACGGCTACATCCGCGAGTGGGGCCAGGAGCAGCTGGTGCGCGACGTGCGCATCACCCAGATCTACGAGGGCACCAACGGTATCCAGGCACTGGACCTGATCGGCCGCAAGACCGTCGCCAATGGCGGCGCCTTCTTCGATCTGTTCGCCGCTGACGTGCAGTCGTTCATCGACGCCAACAGCGACAACGAGGCGCTGGCCGAGTTTATCCAGCCGCTGGCCGGCGAATTGCAGCGCCTGAAAGACGTGACCGCGGCGGTGATCGCGGCGGCGCAGCAGGACCCGAATGCACCGGGCGCGGCCTCGGTGGAATACCTGCACCTGTTCGGTTTCGTCGCCTACGCCTATATGTGGGCCATGGTGGCGAGTGTTGCCGCCGGACAGGACGAGGACTTCTACCGCGGCCAGGTGAAGACCGCGCGCTTCTACTTCGCTCGCCTGCTGCCACAGTCCCAGGCACTGGCTGCCAGCGTACTGGCCGGCAGCGCGACCCTGATGGACATGGAAGACGAGCTGTTCTGA
- the rpsF gene encoding 30S ribosomal protein S6, producing MRHYEIVFLVHPDQSEQVAGMVERYTATIKESGGSVHRLEDWGRRRLAYPINKIHKAHYILMNVECTEEALAELTTNFKYNDAVLRNLVIREDEAISEESPIMKAEKESRERKAARAERSERRERAERDEDDSSDGAEEDLSSDETEDEE from the coding sequence ATGCGTCATTACGAAATTGTATTCCTGGTTCACCCGGACCAGAGCGAGCAGGTTGCCGGTATGGTCGAGCGTTACACCGCGACCATCAAAGAAAGCGGTGGCAGCGTTCACCGTCTGGAAGACTGGGGCCGTCGCCGTCTGGCTTACCCGATCAACAAAATCCACAAAGCCCACTACATTCTGATGAATGTCGAGTGTACTGAAGAAGCACTGGCGGAACTGACCACCAACTTCAAGTACAACGATGCGGTGCTGCGTAATCTGGTGATTCGTGAAGACGAAGCCATCAGCGAAGAAAGCCCGATCATGAAGGCCGAGAAAGAGTCCCGCGAGCGCAAAGCTGCACGTGCAGAACGTTCCGAGCGTCGTGAGCGCGCTGAGCGCGATGAAGACGACTCCTCCGACGGCGCTGAGGAAGACCTGTCTTCCGATGAAACCGAAGACGAAGAGTAA
- the rplI gene encoding 50S ribosomal protein L9, with protein MEVILLDKVGKLGKVGDRVEVKAGFGRNYLLPTGKAILANAANIAEFEAKRAELEAAAAAKLGSAEERAAKLAELTVTIAANAGDEGKLFGSIGTRDIAEAITAAGVEVSKAEVKLPEGALREVGEFDVDVQLHSDVIATVKVVVVAE; from the coding sequence ATGGAAGTTATTCTGCTCGACAAAGTAGGCAAACTGGGCAAAGTGGGCGACCGCGTTGAAGTTAAAGCCGGTTTTGGCCGTAACTACCTGCTGCCTACCGGCAAAGCCATTCTGGCCAACGCAGCGAACATCGCTGAGTTCGAAGCCAAGCGCGCTGAGCTGGAAGCCGCTGCCGCTGCCAAACTGGGCTCCGCGGAAGAGCGCGCAGCCAAGCTGGCTGAACTGACTGTTACCATCGCCGCCAACGCTGGCGACGAAGGCAAACTGTTCGGCTCTATCGGCACGCGCGACATCGCTGAAGCGATCACCGCTGCTGGCGTTGAAGTAAGCAAAGCTGAAGTGAAGCTGCCGGAAGGTGCGCTGCGCGAAGTGGGCGAGTTTGACGTTGACGTGCAGCTGCACTCCGACGTGATTGCCACCGTCAAGGTTGTTGTAGTCGCCGAATAA
- the dnaB gene encoding replicative DNA helicase produces MNEYAPPAEATQDSHPSSPLPHSVEAEQSVLGGLMLDASRLDAVAEQLSESDFFVASHRAIFGVMMELSGGEQPLDIVTLAEGLASRDLLANVGGPAYLAELAENTPSTANIVAYAKIVRERSMLRQLIAAAGEISRTSFNPGGLSSIDLLQMAERRVTEIAEGRAKEGGFVGVDALLKKTVERIDELFKSEGDLTGLSTGLTELDQRTSGWQPGELIILAARPSMGKTALALNFVEAAMLSQEKPTMVFSMEMPSDSLVMRMLSSIGKIDQGRIRNGKLQEEDWPKLSSAVQKMKGKGLYIDDTPGLSPSEVRARVKRTVRDHTNKLMQADPRLPREDAERRAMPAMIMVDYLQLMQVKGSTEGRTQEISEISRSLKGLAKEYECPVIALSQLNRGVEQRPNKRPMNSDLRESGAIEQDADVILFIYRDEYYNEDSPDKGIAELIIGKQRNGEIGTCRAAFVGKYTRFDDLAPEYYQGE; encoded by the coding sequence ATGAACGAATACGCCCCGCCCGCAGAGGCAACCCAGGATTCCCACCCCAGCTCACCCCTGCCGCACTCGGTGGAGGCGGAGCAGTCGGTGCTCGGCGGCCTGATGCTGGACGCCAGTCGCCTCGATGCGGTGGCGGAGCAGCTGAGCGAATCGGATTTCTTTGTCGCCAGCCACCGCGCCATTTTCGGCGTAATGATGGAACTCTCCGGTGGCGAACAGCCGCTGGATATCGTGACCCTCGCTGAAGGGCTTGCCAGCCGAGACCTGCTGGCGAACGTGGGCGGCCCCGCCTATCTCGCCGAACTCGCGGAAAACACCCCCTCCACCGCCAACATCGTTGCCTACGCCAAGATCGTGCGCGAGCGCTCCATGCTGCGCCAGTTGATCGCCGCGGCGGGGGAGATCAGCCGCACCAGCTTCAATCCCGGTGGCCTGAGTTCCATCGATCTGCTGCAGATGGCAGAGCGCCGGGTGACGGAGATCGCCGAGGGCCGCGCCAAAGAGGGCGGTTTTGTCGGTGTCGACGCGTTGCTGAAAAAGACCGTCGAGCGCATCGATGAGCTGTTCAAGTCCGAGGGTGACCTCACCGGTCTCAGTACCGGGCTGACCGAGCTGGACCAGCGCACCTCCGGCTGGCAGCCGGGTGAGCTGATCATTCTCGCCGCGCGTCCCTCCATGGGTAAGACGGCACTGGCGCTGAATTTCGTCGAGGCGGCGATGCTGAGCCAGGAGAAGCCGACCATGGTGTTCAGTATGGAGATGCCATCGGACAGCCTGGTGATGCGTATGCTGTCGTCCATCGGCAAGATTGACCAGGGTCGTATCCGCAACGGCAAGTTGCAGGAGGAGGACTGGCCGAAGCTGTCGAGCGCGGTGCAGAAGATGAAGGGCAAGGGCCTGTATATCGATGACACGCCGGGCCTGTCTCCCAGTGAGGTGCGGGCGCGGGTGAAGCGCACGGTGCGCGATCACACCAACAAGCTGATGCAGGCGGACCCGCGGCTTCCGCGTGAGGATGCGGAGCGCCGCGCCATGCCGGCGATGATCATGGTGGATTACCTGCAGCTGATGCAGGTGAAGGGCAGCACCGAGGGGCGTACCCAGGAGATTTCCGAGATTTCCCGATCCCTGAAGGGTTTGGCGAAGGAGTATGAGTGCCCGGTGATTGCGCTGTCGCAGTTGAACCGGGGGGTGGAACAGCGCCCGAACAAGCGGCCGATGAACTCGGATCTGCGGGAATCGGGGGCGATCGAGCAGGATGCGGACGTGATCCTGTTTATCTATCGCGACGAGTATTACAACGAGGACAGCCCGGACAAGGGCATTGCCGAGCTGATTATCGGCAAGCAGCGTAACGGTGAGATTGGGACCTGTCGCGCGGCGTTTGTGGGTAAATACACGCGGTTTGATGACCTGGCGCCTGAGTACTATCAGGGCGAGTAG
- the rlmB gene encoding 23S rRNA (guanosine(2251)-2'-O)-methyltransferase RlmB: MAQQLVYGLHAVQALLKSAPQQVQELLLLRGRKDQKLQKIIRQAEQNEIVIRYVDRRALDEKVGDDGNHQGAVAICAGETKVYDEQFLKSLLQQLEEKGVAPFLLILDGVTDPHNLGACLRSAEAAGVHAVIAPKDNAAGLTPVARKVACGAAEVLPFVPVTNLARTMQMLQQAGIWIFGTAGEAEQDVYQSKLTGPIAIVMGAEGPGMRRLTRENCDHLIKIPMAGEVSSLNVSVATGVCLFEAVRQRG; this comes from the coding sequence GTGGCACAGCAATTAGTTTACGGCCTGCACGCGGTGCAGGCCCTGTTGAAAAGCGCTCCCCAGCAGGTGCAGGAGCTGCTGCTGCTGCGCGGGCGCAAAGACCAGAAGCTGCAAAAAATCATCCGCCAGGCGGAGCAGAATGAAATCGTTATCCGCTATGTCGATCGCCGCGCGCTGGATGAAAAAGTGGGCGACGACGGCAACCACCAGGGCGCGGTGGCCATCTGTGCCGGCGAGACCAAGGTGTATGACGAGCAGTTTCTGAAATCACTGCTGCAGCAACTGGAAGAAAAAGGTGTAGCGCCTTTCCTGTTGATCCTCGATGGCGTCACCGACCCGCACAACCTGGGCGCCTGCCTGCGTTCCGCAGAAGCCGCCGGTGTGCACGCGGTCATTGCCCCCAAGGACAATGCCGCGGGCCTCACGCCTGTGGCGAGAAAGGTCGCCTGCGGTGCCGCCGAGGTGCTGCCGTTCGTCCCCGTCACCAATCTGGCGCGCACCATGCAGATGCTGCAGCAGGCGGGGATCTGGATATTCGGCACCGCCGGCGAGGCGGAGCAGGATGTCTACCAGTCCAAGCTCACCGGACCTATCGCCATTGTCATGGGTGCCGAGGGCCCGGGTATGCGCCGTCTTACCCGCGAGAATTGCGATCACCTGATCAAGATCCCGATGGCGGGCGAGGTCAGCAGCCTGAATGTATCGGTGGCCACGGGCGTATGCCTGTTCGAGGCGGTGCGTCAGCGGGGCTGA
- a CDS encoding L,D-transpeptidase family protein: protein MRTLKFCLFSLLLLPTLAFAKINPVDEVVVYKAKHLMQLKRNGKVVKSYKVVFGKNPVGHKQYAGDSRTPEGRYTLNWKKKNSTFYRAIHVSYPNAADRARAAKLGKSPGGAIMIHGQKPHWKGIEKYLTRMNWTDGCIAVTNPEMDEIWAMVNPGTPIEIFP, encoded by the coding sequence ATGCGAACCTTAAAATTCTGCCTCTTTTCCCTACTGCTGCTGCCGACCCTGGCATTTGCCAAGATCAATCCCGTTGATGAAGTGGTGGTGTACAAAGCCAAGCACCTGATGCAGCTGAAACGCAACGGCAAAGTCGTGAAGAGCTACAAGGTGGTGTTCGGCAAAAACCCCGTTGGCCACAAACAGTATGCTGGCGACTCGCGTACCCCGGAAGGGCGCTACACCCTCAACTGGAAAAAGAAGAACAGCACCTTCTACCGCGCCATCCACGTCTCCTACCCGAACGCGGCGGACCGCGCGCGCGCGGCCAAACTGGGCAAAAGTCCCGGCGGCGCGATCATGATCCACGGCCAGAAGCCGCACTGGAAAGGGATCGAGAAATACCTGACCCGGATGAACTGGACCGACGGCTGTATTGCGGTGACCAATCCGGAAATGGACGAAATCTGGGCGATGGTGAATCCCGGTACGCCGATTGAGATTTTCCCCTAA
- the bioD gene encoding dethiobiotin synthase has translation MTRSFFVTGTNTEVGKTYATAALLHAAAQRGLSTAAVKPVASGCEQTPDGLRNTDALTLMEAMTQDLDYQQVNPVALEPAIAPHIAAMEAGKRLDASRLVGICRGVISGKPDLVLIEGAGGWRVPLTPGTFLSDLPKEMELPVILVVGMELGCINHALLTAEAIRRDGLTLAGWVANFVRGPQADMPRADANLMTLKALLPAPCLGVLPHDESGDYRKGAPHLDLDPLLSSSS, from the coding sequence GTGACCAGAAGTTTCTTTGTGACTGGTACCAATACCGAAGTGGGCAAGACCTATGCGACGGCGGCGCTGCTCCACGCCGCGGCGCAGCGGGGGCTGAGTACTGCGGCGGTCAAGCCGGTGGCGTCCGGCTGTGAACAGACCCCTGACGGGCTGCGCAACACTGATGCGCTGACGCTGATGGAGGCGATGACGCAGGACCTCGACTATCAACAGGTCAATCCCGTTGCGCTGGAGCCGGCCATCGCGCCACATATCGCCGCCATGGAGGCCGGTAAGCGGTTGGACGCGTCGCGCCTTGTGGGTATCTGTCGCGGGGTGATCAGCGGCAAGCCGGATCTGGTACTGATCGAGGGTGCCGGTGGCTGGCGGGTGCCGCTGACGCCCGGGACCTTCCTTTCCGACCTGCCCAAAGAGATGGAGCTGCCGGTGATTCTGGTGGTGGGGATGGAGCTGGGGTGTATCAACCACGCGCTGCTCACTGCAGAGGCAATCCGTCGCGACGGACTGACGCTGGCGGGTTGGGTTGCGAATTTTGTACGCGGCCCGCAGGCGGACATGCCCCGCGCCGATGCCAACCTGATGACCCTGAAAGCGCTACTGCCTGCACCCTGCCTGGGCGTGCTGCCCCACGACGAGTCCGGCGACTACCGCAAGGGTGCTCCGCACCTGGATCTCGACCCGCTGCTATCTTCTTCCAGCTGA